In the genome of uncultured Sphaerochaeta sp., the window GCATGAATTTTTCGGGATTTTGGAAAAAAGCTCCAATTCTTGGCTTGCCCGTCCCTACGTGTGCTTGTATGCTTGATGAGGTTTGGGGAGGTTTGTCGTGGCTCTGAAGCAGTACAGCAAGAACATAGGGCTCTCGTATGCCTTCACCGTATGTATGAATCTCTCCTTTACCCACGGCATCTGGATGATCTATCTTGCAAGCCGGGGTTTCTCTCTCATCCAACTCGGAGCGCTTGAGGCAATCTTTCACATCACCAGCTTCCTCATGGAAGTTCCTACCGGTTCAGTGGCAGACATCTGGGGACGCAAGGCAAGCCGGCTCGCCGGAAGAGTCTGCTATGCGTTGAGTCTGGTGCTGATGTACTGGGGACCTACCTTCTGGCTGCAGATCCTTGCCTTTGTCCTCAGTGCCCTGGGGTACAACCTGGAGTCGGGAGCCGGCGATGCCCTGCTCTACGATTCGCTGCTGCTCGATGCGGATGAGAGCCGGTACCTCTCGGTGAAAGGGAAGGATGAGTTGCTCTACAACGTTGCTTCCATCATCGCTTTCCTGGTCGGAGGATACCTTGCCAGTGTTGACTACCTGTTGGCCTTTGGCCTTACGGTACTATTCGGCCTCATCGGGTTTGTTGTAGCCCTCTTTTTCAAGGAGCCTGCCATCCGCGAAGAGCACAAGGATGCGCAGCGGCCCAGTCTGGTGAAAAGCATAGCATCCTCGCTGAGAAGCCAGCTGGTAGACAGCATGAAGGTCTTTGCTTCCACCCCTCGGATAGCATTCCTCATCATCTTCAGTGAGTCGCTCTTTGCCTTCATGATCTGCCTTTTCTTCTATTTGCAGAACCACTGGACGAACCTCGGGTATACGACTGATGTCATCGGGATCATCTTTTCCCTTCATGCACTGGTTGCAGCCATCTTTTCGGTGAATGCTGACCGGATAGAACGCATCATCGGACAGAAGGGCATCCTCATCGTCTGTCCGATATTGCTGCTGTTCACGCTTTGGACGGTAGCACTCACTCCCTATTCGGCTTTTTTCTACATCCTCAATGGGAGCCTGGAAGGGCTTCTGGCCCCTACCATCTCAACCT includes:
- a CDS encoding MFS transporter, translating into MALKQYSKNIGLSYAFTVCMNLSFTHGIWMIYLASRGFSLIQLGALEAIFHITSFLMEVPTGSVADIWGRKASRLAGRVCYALSLVLMYWGPTFWLQILAFVLSALGYNLESGAGDALLYDSLLLDADESRYLSVKGKDELLYNVASIIAFLVGGYLASVDYLLAFGLTVLFGLIGFVVALFFKEPAIREEHKDAQRPSLVKSIASSLRSQLVDSMKVFASTPRIAFLIIFSESLFAFMICLFFYLQNHWTNLGYTTDVIGIIFSLHALVAAIFSVNADRIERIIGQKGILIVCPILLLFTLWTVALTPYSAFFYILNGSLEGLLAPTISTYLNRLIPSRFRATILSFQSMAYSLFMIMIFPLVGLIGSLYSLPFAFALMAALATVLVVPYLVIITRNKKSRKL